One window of Polyangiaceae bacterium genomic DNA carries:
- a CDS encoding superoxide dismutase family protein: MQLKLCLLNGVLPLALIACDNPESATSPGDPDRAQPMESTRALRPPPSVPVAKPGGSVPGGASAAPPDGKEREAEAEFTSVPKMKLTGDAELSETADGVRIQIEVEDAPKGKKAVHIHEKDDCSDIAGKSMGAHFDPDGKKHGLPSAAEHHLGDLGNLTVDDEGDGTLTIVVAKANLKAGDARSFLGKAIVIHEGEDHGDGESGNAGSPIACAPIKAD, from the coding sequence ATGCAACTCAAGCTCTGCCTGCTCAACGGGGTACTGCCGCTCGCCCTCATCGCCTGCGACAACCCCGAGTCAGCGACCTCTCCTGGCGACCCGGATCGCGCGCAACCGATGGAATCGACTCGCGCTCTGCGGCCACCCCCTTCCGTTCCAGTGGCGAAGCCCGGAGGCAGCGTTCCAGGCGGAGCCAGCGCCGCACCACCCGACGGGAAGGAGCGCGAGGCCGAGGCAGAGTTCACCAGTGTGCCGAAGATGAAGCTCACAGGTGACGCAGAACTCAGCGAGACCGCCGACGGGGTGCGCATCCAGATTGAGGTCGAGGACGCGCCCAAGGGGAAGAAGGCGGTCCACATTCACGAGAAGGACGACTGCAGCGACATCGCTGGCAAGAGCATGGGGGCGCACTTCGATCCAGACGGAAAGAAGCACGGCTTACCCAGTGCTGCGGAGCACCACCTGGGTGATCTCGGCAACCTGACCGTCGACGACGAAGGCGATGGGACACTGACCATCGTGGTCGCGAAGGCCAACCTGAAGGCGGGCGACGCCCGGAGTTTCCTTGGCAAGGCGATCGTGATTCACGAAGGCGAAGACCACGGTGACGGGGAGAGCGGCAACGCGGGCAGCCCCATCGCGTGTGCACCCATCAAGGCGGATTGA